One uncultured Gellertiella sp. genomic window carries:
- a CDS encoding GNAT family N-acetyltransferase has product MQQPTLETGRLILRPLRIEDFDRYVEIWQNEVIVRHITGAPISREVSWGRLLRATGHWQWLGFGYFGVVDKASGLLIGEAGVQDMRREITPSLEGTLEAGWGLLPEFHGRGLAHEAASTVIGWAERALPPMEFTAIIDPDNIASQRLALKLGFVRDCETDYAGSPTVIYRRPGIRQDGPHSAPSYPPRN; this is encoded by the coding sequence GTGCAACAACCGACACTGGAAACCGGACGCCTGATCCTGAGGCCGCTCCGGATCGAGGATTTCGACCGCTATGTCGAGATCTGGCAGAACGAGGTGATCGTCCGCCATATCACCGGCGCGCCGATATCGCGGGAGGTCTCGTGGGGGCGGCTGTTGCGTGCGACCGGCCACTGGCAATGGCTTGGTTTCGGCTATTTCGGCGTGGTCGACAAGGCCTCCGGCCTGCTGATCGGCGAGGCGGGCGTCCAGGACATGCGCCGGGAGATCACCCCGTCACTCGAGGGCACGCTGGAGGCCGGCTGGGGCCTGTTGCCGGAGTTTCATGGCCGGGGCCTTGCCCATGAGGCCGCCAGCACAGTCATCGGATGGGCAGAGCGGGCGCTGCCACCGATGGAATTTACCGCGATCATCGATCCCGACAATATCGCATCGCAGCGGCTGGCGCTGAAGCTCGGCTTTGTCAGGGACTGCGAGACGGATTACGCGGGTTCGCCGACGGTCATTTACCGTAGGCCGGGAATTCGGCAAGACGGGCCGCATAGCGCGCCATCGTATCCACCTCGAAATTGA
- the nrdR gene encoding transcriptional regulator NrdR, translating into MRCPYCGSEDTQVKDSRPAEDGSSIRRRRICPDCGGRFTTFERVQLRELMVIKKTGRKVPFDREKLVKSFEIALRKRPVERDRLERAVSGIVRRLESSGEVEITSEGIGLQVLEALKSLDDVAFVRYASVYRDFSHAEDFEKVIAEINAKIARDPGIGS; encoded by the coding sequence ATGCGCTGCCCCTACTGCGGATCGGAAGATACCCAGGTCAAGGATTCCCGCCCGGCGGAGGATGGTTCGTCCATCCGCCGCCGGCGCATCTGTCCTGACTGCGGGGGGCGCTTCACCACCTTCGAGCGCGTGCAGCTGCGCGAGCTCATGGTCATCAAGAAAACCGGTCGCAAGGTGCCTTTCGACCGGGAAAAACTGGTAAAATCCTTCGAAATCGCGCTGCGCAAGCGCCCGGTCGAGCGCGACCGGCTGGAGCGCGCGGTGTCGGGCATCGTCCGGCGGCTGGAAAGTTCTGGCGAGGTCGAGATTACCTCGGAAGGCATCGGCCTGCAGGTGCTCGAAGCGCTGAAAAGCCTCGATGACGTCGCTTTCGTGCGCTATGCCTCGGTCTATCGCGATTTCTCCCATGCCGAGGATTTCGAAAAGGTGATTGCCGAAATCAACGCCAAGATCGCCCGGGACCCGGGCATCGGCTCCTGA
- a CDS encoding riboflavin synthase: MFTGIISDVGTVESITPLDQGIRLRVRTAYDPEGIAMGASIAHAGTCLTVTALPQGKGPERWYDVEAWEEALRLTTIGSWVPGTRINLERSLKIGDELGGHLVSGHVDGTAEILSIRAEGDAVRYTLRAPAALARFVAPKGSVALDGTSLTVNAVDGSDFDVLLIRHTLDVTTWGERKAGDRVNFEVDTMARYAARLAEFPAYGK, from the coding sequence ATGTTTACCGGGATAATCAGCGATGTCGGCACCGTCGAGAGCATCACGCCACTGGATCAGGGGATACGGCTGAGGGTGAGGACCGCCTATGATCCTGAAGGCATCGCCATGGGTGCAAGCATTGCCCATGCGGGTACCTGCCTGACGGTGACGGCCTTGCCGCAGGGCAAGGGGCCGGAGCGCTGGTATGATGTCGAGGCCTGGGAAGAGGCGTTGCGGCTGACCACCATCGGCAGCTGGGTGCCGGGCACGCGGATCAATCTGGAACGCTCGCTGAAGATCGGCGACGAGCTTGGCGGCCATCTGGTCTCCGGCCATGTCGATGGCACGGCGGAGATCCTGTCGATCCGGGCAGAGGGCGACGCGGTCCGCTATACCCTGCGCGCTCCCGCAGCGCTTGCCCGCTTCGTCGCACCCAAGGGCTCGGTGGCACTCGATGGCACCTCGCTGACGGTCAATGCGGTCGACGGCAGTGATTTCGACGTGCTGCTGATCCGCCACACGCTGGACGTCACCACCTGGGGCGAGCGCAAGGCGGGCGACAGGGTCAATTTCGAGGTGGATACGATGGCGCGCTATGCGGCCCGTCTTGCCGAATTCCCGGCCTACGGTAAATGA
- the ribD gene encoding bifunctional diaminohydroxyphosphoribosylaminopyrimidine deaminase/5-amino-6-(5-phosphoribosylamino)uracil reductase RibD, with the protein MTASDDRRFMAAALRLARWNTGRTSTNPSVACLIVRDGLIVGSGITAPGGRPHAEPQALAGAGDAARGATAHVTLEPCSHFGKTPPCVNALIAAGIARVVIAVTDPDERVSGRGIAMLREAGIAVDTGLLENEGRAVLAGYLTRQVQKRPQVILKLAVSADGMIGRRDHGQVAITGPIARAQVHALRAEVDAILIGIGTARADDPELTCRLPGLHEASPRRFVLDRRLEISLGSKLVRSAREVAVTVVGDDAGRRAALEAAGVEVWGVEGISPHVPVAKNPLHLLLHRMATSGISSLMVEGGAGIAAAFLEAGVVDRIVLLEGPDKIGGDGVASPVTRGHMPSGFRLERAETFGPDRAYHYERESGCLPG; encoded by the coding sequence ATGACGGCGTCGGACGACCGGCGCTTCATGGCGGCAGCGCTGCGGCTTGCCCGATGGAATACGGGCCGCACCTCCACCAATCCCTCCGTTGCCTGCCTGATCGTCCGCGATGGCCTCATTGTCGGCTCCGGCATCACCGCCCCCGGCGGCAGGCCGCATGCCGAACCGCAGGCACTCGCCGGGGCGGGGGACGCAGCGCGCGGAGCCACCGCCCATGTGACGCTCGAGCCCTGTTCGCATTTCGGCAAGACACCCCCTTGCGTCAATGCCCTGATCGCCGCAGGCATCGCCCGCGTGGTGATCGCCGTCACCGATCCCGACGAGCGGGTCAGCGGTCGCGGCATCGCCATGCTGCGCGAGGCCGGGATAGCGGTAGACACCGGCCTGCTGGAGAACGAGGGCAGGGCGGTGCTTGCGGGCTACCTCACCCGCCAGGTTCAAAAACGCCCGCAGGTGATTCTCAAACTTGCGGTTTCCGCCGATGGCATGATCGGCAGGCGCGATCACGGCCAGGTGGCGATCACGGGCCCTATCGCCCGCGCCCAGGTCCATGCGCTGCGCGCCGAGGTCGACGCCATCCTGATCGGCATCGGCACCGCGCGCGCCGACGATCCCGAACTCACCTGCCGCCTGCCGGGACTTCACGAGGCCTCCCCCCGTCGTTTCGTGCTGGACCGCAGGCTGGAAATTTCGCTCGGTTCGAAACTGGTGCGGTCGGCGCGGGAGGTGGCGGTGACGGTTGTCGGCGACGATGCCGGTCGGCGGGCGGCATTGGAAGCGGCGGGGGTCGAGGTCTGGGGGGTGGAGGGGATATCTCCACATGTTCCCGTTGCGAAGAACCCCCTCCACCTTCTCCTCCACCGCATGGCCACATCCGGCATCTCCTCGCTGATGGTCGAGGGCGGAGCGGGGATTGCGGCGGCGTTTCTGGAGGCGGGGGTGGTGGATCGTATCGTGCTCCTTGAAGGCCCCGACAAAATTGGCGGCGACGGGGTTGCGTCTCCGGTCACGCGCGGCCATATGCCATCGGGGTTCAGGCTCGAGCGGGCCGAGACATTCGGGCCGGACCGGGCCTACCATTATGAAAGAGAGAGCGGATGTTTACCGGGATAA
- the glyA gene encoding serine hydroxymethyltransferase: MTSGTTDAFFSRSLADTDPDIFGAIEKELGRQRHEIELIASENIVSRAVLEAQGSIMTNKYAEGYPGKRYYGGCQFVDIAEELAIERAKKLFGVNFANVQPNSGSQMNQAVFLALLQPGDTFMGLDLNSGGHLTHGSPVNMSGKWFNVVSYGVREEDHQLDMDDVAAKAEKFRPKLIIAGGTAYSRIWDWKRFREIADSIGAYLMVDMAHIAGLVAGGQHPSPFPHCHVATTTTHKSLRGPRGGMILTNDEDMAKKVNSAVFPGLQGGPLMHVIAAKAVAFGEALKPEFKDYAAQVVKNAKALSETLVAGGVDIVSGGTDNHLMLVDLRKKNATGKRAEAALGRAYITCNKNGIPFDPEKPFVTSGVRLGTPAGTTRGFKEAEFREIGGLIIEVLDGLKVANSDEGNSAVEASVRGKVMKLTERFPMYPYLG, translated from the coding sequence ATGACCTCTGGTACCACAGACGCTTTCTTCTCCCGTTCGCTTGCCGATACCGATCCGGATATCTTTGGCGCGATTGAGAAGGAGCTCGGCCGTCAACGGCATGAAATCGAACTGATCGCCTCGGAAAACATCGTTTCCCGCGCCGTGCTTGAAGCACAGGGTTCGATCATGACCAACAAATATGCCGAGGGATATCCGGGCAAGCGCTATTACGGCGGCTGTCAGTTCGTCGACATCGCGGAAGAGCTGGCAATCGAGCGTGCCAAGAAGCTGTTCGGCGTCAACTTCGCCAACGTGCAGCCGAATTCCGGTTCGCAGATGAACCAGGCCGTGTTCCTGGCGCTGCTGCAGCCCGGCGACACCTTCATGGGCCTCGACCTGAATTCCGGGGGTCACCTGACCCATGGTTCGCCGGTCAACATGTCCGGCAAGTGGTTCAACGTCGTGTCCTACGGCGTTCGCGAGGAAGACCACCAGCTCGACATGGACGATGTCGCTGCCAAGGCCGAGAAATTCCGCCCGAAGCTGATCATCGCCGGCGGCACTGCCTATTCCCGCATCTGGGACTGGAAGCGCTTCCGCGAAATCGCCGATTCCATCGGTGCCTACCTGATGGTCGACATGGCCCACATCGCTGGCCTGGTGGCCGGTGGCCAGCATCCGTCGCCGTTCCCGCATTGCCACGTTGCCACCACCACCACGCACAAGTCGCTGCGCGGCCCGCGTGGCGGCATGATCCTCACCAATGACGAGGATATGGCAAAGAAGGTCAATTCGGCCGTATTCCCCGGCCTGCAGGGCGGCCCGCTGATGCATGTCATCGCTGCCAAGGCCGTTGCCTTCGGCGAAGCGCTGAAGCCCGAGTTCAAGGACTATGCAGCCCAGGTCGTCAAGAACGCCAAGGCGCTCTCCGAGACGCTGGTGGCTGGTGGCGTCGACATCGTCTCCGGCGGTACCGACAACCACCTGATGCTGGTCGACCTTCGCAAGAAGAACGCCACCGGCAAGCGGGCGGAAGCCGCCCTTGGCCGCGCCTACATCACCTGCAACAAGAACGGCATCCCGTTCGACCCTGAAAAGCCCTTCGTCACCTCCGGCGTCCGTCTCGGCACCCCGGCCGGCACGACCCGCGGCTTCAAGGAAGCGGAATTCCGCGAAATCGGCGGCCTGATCATCGAAGTTCTCGATGGCCTCAAGGTTGCCAATTCCGACGAGGGCAATTCCGCCGTGGAAGCCTCCGTTCGCGGCAAGGTGATGAAGCTCACCGAACGCTTCCCGATGTATCCGTATCTCGGCTAA
- a CDS encoding cupin domain-containing protein, whose protein sequence is MSKDRALQPQDLELEHWSQGSFYEGKDASLGRRLGLTRLGISYSEVPPGKSGCPFHNHHVEDELFVIIEGQGTYRIGDRKIPVSTGHVLGAPAGGPDTAHQLINTGSGPLRYLSISSKAATEICEYPDSGKFLARTVDPATGETRFRQMVSELESIDYWHREPGA, encoded by the coding sequence ATGAGCAAGGACCGTGCACTGCAGCCGCAGGATCTGGAACTGGAACACTGGAGCCAGGGATCGTTTTACGAGGGAAAGGACGCCTCTCTTGGCAGGCGTCTGGGCCTCACCCGCCTTGGCATCAGCTACAGCGAGGTGCCGCCCGGCAAGAGCGGCTGCCCGTTCCACAATCACCATGTCGAGGACGAGCTGTTCGTCATCATCGAGGGCCAAGGTACCTACAGGATTGGCGACCGGAAGATCCCGGTCAGCACCGGCCATGTGCTCGGTGCACCGGCGGGCGGGCCTGACACCGCCCATCAGCTGATCAACACCGGTTCGGGACCGCTGCGCTACCTGTCGATTTCGTCGAAGGCCGCGACGGAAATCTGCGAATATCCCGATTCCGGCAAGTTCCTCGCCCGCACCGTCGATCCCGCCACCGGCGAGACACGCTTTCGCCAGATGGTCAGCGAACTCGAGAGCATCGATTACTGGCACCGCGAACCCGGTGCGTGA